The genomic segment TGACCCCGCTGCCATTcgaaaaacatttgtaaccACTTTCTTATTGTCTCCATTTCCAGATGGCTGCTCATTTGACTGTTCGGAGTGAGCTAAGGAAGCAACAGCCACTTCTATTTTGCTGTCTAATCATAAACATGTTTTGTACAAATTGTGCAGTCACGTCATTGTCGCCATCTCAAACTCATAATTATGTTGAAGCAATAATTATAACGTGTTGTTTGTTATGCCCAAACATTAGTCGCCAGCTGCCAACGGGTCCGACAAGGTCATGTGACGCACATGAGAAAAGGTGcatttcatttgcatatcGTGACAACTACCAGAAGATTGTTGGCATACCGCGGCAGGTGCTCAATGTCTGCGAGTGCGTGCGAGGATAGTCAAACTGGTTCATGCAAAAAGTCATCTGCGTCCTCCAAGGCCAGTTCACAGCCCTGGAAGCTCCGCATAAATCACGGCCAATTTGGACAGGCGGACTATAGCTATTTCCAAATCGGCAGGCCGCGTCCTCCAACGCACAATATGGCGACGACCTATGtcaatgtacaaaaaaatgggCCAAAATTGGACATTATAAACGATAAGCTCTTTTCCTATTCATTTTAGACTATGGTGAGCACGGTGCATACTCGCCAGGAGTCTCCATGcgtgcaataataataatggataCAAAACCAACAGAGACCTTCCACTCGTGAATTCAACGACGAAACACGAGACAGAAGATGGTTTgccatgattttattttctttcccttATTCGTACGACCGGCCTTGGCACTACTTTGTTTCAAAGTAGTTTTCAATCAAAGATGTATTTAAagccttcatttttttgggcaaaCACAGAAgctaataaaaatacatatttacttttttcatCCTTtacacagaaaataaaagcatttttggaCCCCCTCAAAATTGGggaattaaaatatttgacatttgtaTCACAAATCAATTTcatgagacaaaaaaatgggACATAAAAACTATACAAAAATGATACAATTCTTTGAAAAATTCTGCCGCTATAAATGGTGCAAAGGGTACATTATTTACTCTGGTGTGTCACTGGccataaaacaaatgaaaaaaggcaggcaggcagccacgcagagaggcaggcaggcggtcGCCGGCaggctggcaggcaggcaggcagttcACTTCTTCTGTTGGATGAAATTTAGATTTGCTGGGTGTCTGACATGGGCAATGGGCAGGTTTGTATTTGGATGCAGCATGGAGCCTGCAGACACATGAACAAAGTTGTGATCAACAAAATGCACTATTGAATGATGGCGTGGCTCAAATGTGCACGATTGCGGGACTTTTGAATTGCACTACAGTAAGAAGTTAGCCATCGTTTGTTCATGATTTGAGCGTGACTCAATTGTGTTCTTTGAAACAGTAGTAgtgattttcaaaaatgaccTGGTTGGTAGCCACCGGTTCCCTGCTGGATAAAATTCTGAGGCATTCGGTACGGCCAGGAAGGAGACAGTGCAAACTGGGCTGTTTTATTGTGCTCCCACAGCTGAGGACCTTGGCTCACACCAATAAACTGGGATGGGTGGCCCAATTctggaaagagagagagcagagcagagcacacgccatataaaaatgtcatgtttcttTGCTGTTTTTAAGACAAGGTGGTGACATTTTTCATATATCTATGGGAAGACATCACCACCTTGTCTTAAAAAGGGGGGCGGGCGGAATGAATTTTCTTTGTTGAACCATTTACATTGCATTGCCTAAGGGCACTTTCAAGACTGTCAAAGTAACAGCCTTACAAATTGTGAAAAATCCACCCAGTCAATACCTGACTTGAGCACAGTGCCATTTCCCAGAAGCGAAGCAGGCTGTACCAAGCGGTTGAGCCAGTGTCCTTCACGTCCCGCTCCGGCAACGCTCACGGGTCTTCCCGCCGGCTGTGCAAAAATGATACTGGGATCGTTCAGGTTGACGGCGTCGGGGCTGCTTCCGGGGCTCGCGCCGCTTCCCGGCCCTGACCGAAGAACCAATTTCAGGCCAGGCGGGGAGGGGGCGCCGCCGCTCGGGTTCGGACTACAGACGACAGGTCCGTGGATGGGCCAGGAGGCGGAAGCCGGGTGCTGAGGCTGCTGCCCCTGTGACGGCTGCTGCCCCTGTgacggctgctgctgctgcggggGAAGAGGACCTCGGCCAGCGAGTGTCCCCAGGTGAAAGTGGCCCGGGTGGGAAGAGGTGAAGTTGAAAAGGGGGACCTGgggggggtggtggtggtgagcaGGCTGTTTCTGGGGACCTGAAcaaatgcttttcttttggctcGACTTGGGAGAACTGGACGACTGAGGGGAACTTTGAGATACGGCTGGGGGCTGCGGAGAGTAGGGTGGAGTCTGGCGACTGTCAGActaaaaagagagagagaggggaatCACACATCTGCATGTTGATGAGAGCAACCGTTACTTTCACGTTTTTGAATCAGGTCCGGTCTCAAAGCGGCTGTTACTCACGCTCTCGGAGGGTAGCCTGGCCCTACTAGGACAGTCCGCCGCTAGTTGGGAGCCACTCGTCGCCTGAGAACTCACCAAAGACCGCACCGTGTGAGGAGCTGAGGAAAAATATCACCATGCATTCGATTGGTCTCCAATTAACGGCTGAATAGCGGTTGTAAGCGCTTTGATTGTAAGTATTGACATCAGAGGTGCTaatcaattcatttgaaacatttcctCCCGCTGAATAAACGTTTGATTTTgctcttatttaaaaaaaaaaaaaagaaataaaaaaatgttggtccTATGTTATTGAGTGAATTTCTTCCAAGTTTAAGATCACATCTTAACCAGGGGTTTACTCACCCGACGCCACAGCCGTCCTCTGCTTTAGATGGCGGTATTCGGGGCAGTCTCTCCTCACATGACCAGTGTCGCCACACTGAAAACACCGTCGCTCTTTTTGCTCCCGCTCATCATCTTTCACATCTTCATCTTTgtcattctctttctttttcattctgATGGAGAAAAGCAATTCTAATGACGACATTCACAGTCACATCCAGCTCGTTCGTTCTCGTCTACTACTAGAGCAAATAGCCCAATTGGAGCCCATTCCTCTTCTTTTGCAAACACAAGTTGTAGTCATAGCATttagtttttgtattttgtccaACCTGCGTCTCTTGGGACAGTCCTTCATATAATGTCCAATTTTTCCACAGATCCTGCAGCACCTGTCGTTTGGAGCCAACTCGCCGTCAGTTAGAACCTTTGCATCAAAGAAGTAGCCCTGCAGAAGGGAATACGGGGCATTATTTAACAAATGCACCCTAACTatctgacagaaaaaaaaacagcggtCCGACGTGAACAAAAGTGGCTCGGTGCCCTGGCTCCTGCCACTTGAAGAGTGTTTAGCGCGGAGCCTCTGCTGCACATAAACCAttctttttattcttcttGTTATTCCAAGCCAAGGCAACTTTGCAGACGTGTGAGGCGGCAGTGCAAACAAATAATAGGCTACATGTTCCAATTTGAACGAGTGGCCACCGATAATTATCGTGCATTCTTAGCGTATTTGCGCCGCCGCTCGGTTACAATCGTGCAACGTTTTTGTTAGCCCATACCACTTCGGTCCCAGGCACTGGGTAGAAGGGAGTCCCAAAGAGCTTGCGCCCATTTATGAAAGCCTTCATGATAAAGTTTGTCACTGGAAGAGAAAAGGGAAGGAAGAGAataaacatcatcatcatttggaCTGTCTGAAACTGGAGCGATCCAAAGCATAAGGTCAATAAATACGTACTTTTGCGAGAAACTCCGGCACCGAGATTATGATTCAAATCAAAAGGATCTGAgaggaagataaaaaaaaaaaagtgggttttttttttttttttttttttaaaaagtcggTCGGTGAAAAGAGTACTGTTTGAAGTGAGCCACATCTTGAGTACTATTTGAAGTGAGCCACATCTTCATCGAAGCACCTTCAATAGCAATGCATTTGCTGGTCCACTGCTTTTCAAAGGTGGTGAGGCGTTTCTTTTGGCGGATGCTGATGACGTGCTCTTTGAAGTCAAATTCTTCCGTGTAGAAGCGCAGGAGGCCCAACCACAGCTCACCCACAGATTCCGTGTTGAGCTCCACCTGGGACAGACGCTGCCGCTGCAAAACGACACAATCATATTGCTTGGAGTTTCGAAGCTCATATGTTTCAAAGCTCATTTGCTCCCCTCTCACCAAATCTTCAAGGTCATCGAAGAAGAAGGCATTCCAACCGTCGACTATTCTCTGGGGAACGCTTGCTCCGTCAAAGATCTAAGAGGAAAGGTTTTCATTTCACCTTAAGCGCCCCACCCCAAGCGAGCGAGCGTACCTCTTGCAGGACTGGGATGACCGGCGGCTGTCTTTGCTGCAGAAAGTAAAGCACCATCAGGATGTACGCGTAAGACGAGAGACTCCCTCGAGACGCGTCTCCGATATCGCAGCGCTGGGAGCACACAAAGTCGGAAGACAAGCTTGACCTGTTATACAAATTCccgatggctggctggctgaagACAGACAAATAGATGATGTCGGTCGGCCACTTTGCGCTTCACCTTTGTGACATACCTTTGCAAAGACCTTCATCATGTATCCCAGGAACTGCACACGTTGATCCAGGGCTGCATACATCGCCAGCATTCTGGTGTTATGTTGTGCCTAGCACAAATGACTGGCATTTGACAAGCGTTTCTCCAAAAATGATGGATTAGCCTTgtgtcgctcgctcgctcgctcgctcgctcgctcgctcgctcgctcactcactcactcactcactcactcactcactcactcactcactcactcactcactcactcactcactcactcactcactcactcactcactcactcactcaccagAGTGTTGTAGAGACTGATGTCCCCCTCCAAACCGCTCTGCCTGTGTTCAAACTTGACGATCGGCACTTTTGCCGTTGTAATTGGCAAGATGTTCCTCAGCCCTTGCGGTGGAACATCATGGGAGAACACGGATGACCTTTACTCTGTGCCATTTTCATATCTACCAGAGTTAAGAGTTTTCTCATCCAAACCATTTTAGTGTAATGTGGTTTGGAAATGAAGTCAATCAAGCACGTCACGCAAATGAATCATTCAATGTGAATTCACCTGCATGTTTCTTTAGGACTTTAGCCAGGCCTTCGATGATCTCCTTACAGTTCAGCTTCTGCGCATGTAGCGAGATAGaaaatgtttacaatgcgTAACGCCAAGCTATGCGTGTTTGGATGCCTACCTCTGCAGTTTCATGACCCTGCAGAGTCATGCAAATGTCAAGGTCGCTGTCGTGGAAACCAAAGCCATTCTTGGAGgatccaaacaaacaaagctgaGCTTTATctgcagtcacacacacatcaaaaacaatttgcattttaaagcaGCGCGTATTGCGTCATTACATCGAAATGGTCTCAGCGGCAGGCAGCCGCGCAACACGTGTGACGTATGAAGCGTGGTACCGTTGTACTCTTTCCTGATGAACCGTTCCAGACTGGCAAGGATCTGCTCTCTTTTCTGCTGCTCAGCATGCGTGGGTGCCAGTTTATCTGCAAAAATGTGCATCTTCAAATGAGGTCCATTTCATCTCTCTTCACAATTCAATAGGCAGTCAATTATGACGTGGTTAATTGCTATTTcagaataaaaacatgcacTTGATTCAATGCATTCTGAGGCCAATTTGTAATGTAGATTAGACTTGTATTTGTATTGAATGAAATGGCAAATTCCGTCCAAGTGGACCGAGACCCGCAAAGACGCACAGTGGCACAGTTTGCAAAGCCCGTTCAGGATCTCTCGGAAATGGTTGTTCATAGGAGGCAGGAGCTTCAACTCGATCTTCTTAAAGTCATCGGGACACTCATCCTTCAGGTGACCGTCTCGTTTGCAGATACCGCACACCACGTTTGGAGgctgaaaagagaaaaaagcaGCACTTGCAGCAACTTGCAATGGCTCCAAATTGGCACGGCTTTCGCACCTTGCCCTCAGTGAAAATCATCTTGTCAAAGATATAGTGAAGGTCCTCTGTTGTTCCCATGCCCTCCTTTTGGGAAACAGACGTTTCCCCATCCTCCCCACCCTCGGCTCGGCCGTTGACGGAAAGGGAAGGCTGTTTGGAAGCAGCTTGGTCGAGGGCCGTGAGCGCCGGGCCGCCGCCATCGTCGAGCGCCTTCCGGTCGAGCGCCTTCCGGTCGAGCGCCTTCCGGTCGAGCGCCTTCTCGTCCTCCTCTCCGGACGGATGGGACCTGGCGTTACTGTCGCTCGCAGGTTCCCCGTCACCCTTTGCTCGGCGGAATGTCATTTGAGCGTTCTCGTCCGTTAACTCTGTCTCTAGCATCTTACTTGCTACGGCATCCTTCTTCTTGGAGCCCTGCTTGCCAGCCACCTTGCTCTCGTGCTCCACGGCGGCTTTATTCTGCGGGCGGGCAAAGTATTTATAAGCTGTGCGGAAGCGCTCCTGGATATACTCAAACACCAATTGGCTGTTCAAGCTTCGAGCCACGTTCCTCTTCAAGGCAAAAGGATCTTGGGGAAAGAAAGAGACAATGCGAGTCAGCGTCGTTTGCCGTACATGATTCCCGCGGCTAACGGGACGGGCTCACCTTCGATGGCGAGCCGGCGACGAGGCCAGTTCTTCGTTTCCCGAGAAAGGAGCGCTTTGACGCGGACGCTGATGATGTACTCTTCCGAGGCAAACTCCAGAGTGTAGAAACGCAGGAGTTCCAACCACAACTGTCCCAGTGACACATCTTGGCTCGATTCAAAAGTCAGCCGTGCCTTTGAAAAAGGAGACTACCTAGTAAGTCAAAAGTCGCACCGAGAGCGAGTGAGAGCAAACGGCCCAAATGCCGCCACTCACCAAGCCATGTGAAACGGGAGCCTTATGGGGTTTACCGCGCTCCGCTTTGGATCGCCCTTCCCCTGGCCTGGCCTCCTTTCCATTCTCGACCTGTCCGCCGCCATCCGTCTGTGAAGCTCTGTGCTCCCACTGCACATACATGTCTGACTGGATTCCTGTCAGATGATATTCGTCCACACGTTTCACGTCAAAGCCATCGATCTGAAAAGGCAGGGAACATGGAAAAATGGTTTCTTTCTTGGACGCGTGCGCCGGCGCAAACGCTCCGTGGTGCCCGCGCCTCGACTGCTCGCTCACACTCAATTGATGCTTTCCAAAACCTACCCAATGGCCCAAGTAGACAGGGAGGATGGGCTCTTTTCTCTGCTGCAAGAAGAAGATGACCATGAGAGCCAACGAGTAGGAGGGGATTCCGCCCTCCGCCTGACAGTCAATGTGACACAGCTGCAGACAAAGCTCACTTTAGTTTTCAAAAGCCCCAAAATAATAGTATAAAGCACATTTCCAGGGACCCAAGGACATTAAGAGCACGTATACTAGAGAATTCAAGTCAACTGTCCGTTTTAGAAGCGAGCCATCGCATTAGCCAACCTAATAACACAATCGAGGCTCATGTGGATCTATGATCATTGATTATTTGTGTACTCACCCTTGCCCAGTAGCGGAAGGCCAGCACCAGGGGA from the Syngnathus acus chromosome 4, fSynAcu1.2, whole genome shotgun sequence genome contains:
- the tut4 gene encoding terminal uridylyltransferase 4, yielding MTMEGSLTEQQLGLRQAEERLYRDYIHRLLKQSAEYPKYQYICKLCSVHIEHIQAAHKHIKEKRHKKNVMEKQEEKELRALPPPSASQLGAIETAVVEAASEQGISHRDFEHRKAVVVRMENIIQKHLSACTLSLYGSCLTRFAFKTSDINIDVVHPSTMTQPEVLIQVLDILRKSNEFSDVVSDFHAKVPAIVCRDVISGLTCKVSAGNDVACLTTTHMAALTKMEPRLVPLVLAFRYWARLCHIDCQAEGGIPSYSLALMVIFFLQQRKEPILPVYLGHWIDGFDVKRVDEYHLTGIQSDMYVQWEHRASQTDGGGQVENGKEARPGEGRSKAERGKPHKAPVSHGLARLTFESSQDVSLGQLWLELLRFYTLEFASEEYIISVRVKALLSRETKNWPRRRLAIEDPFALKRNVARSLNSQLVFEYIQERFRTAYKYFARPQNKAAVEHESKVAGKQGSKKKDAVASKMLETELTDENAQMTFRRAKGDGEPASDSNARSHPSGEEDEKALDRKALDRKALDRKALDDGGGPALTALDQAASKQPSLSVNGRAEGGEDGETSVSQKEGMGTTEDLHYIFDKMIFTEGKPPNVVCGICKRDGHLKDECPDDFKKIELKLLPPMNNHFREILNGLCKLCHYKLAPTHAEQQKREQILASLERFIRKEYNDKAQLCLFGSSKNGFGFHDSDLDICMTLQGHETAEKLNCKEIIEGLAKVLKKHAGLRNILPITTAKVPIVKFEHRQSGLEGDISLYNTLAQHNTRMLAMYAALDQRVQFLGYMMKVFAKRCDIGDASRGSLSSYAYILMVLYFLQQRQPPVIPVLQEIFDGASVPQRIVDGWNAFFFDDLEDLRQRLSQVELNTESVGELWLGLLRFYTEEFDFKEHVISIRQKKRLTTFEKQWTSKCIAIEDPFDLNHNLGAGVSRKMTNFIMKAFINGRKLFGTPFYPVPGTEVGYFFDAKVLTDGELAPNDRCCRICGKIGHYMKDCPKRRRMKKKENDKDEDVKDDEREQKERRCFQCGDTGHVRRDCPEYRHLKQRTAVASAPHTVRSLVSSQATSGSQLAADCPSRARLPSESSDSRQTPPYSPQPPAVSQSSPQSSSSPKSSQKKSICSGPQKQPAHHHHPPQVPLFNFTSSHPGHFHLGTLAGRGPLPPQQQQPSQGQQPSQGQQPQHPASASWPIHGPVVCSPNPSGGAPSPPGLKLVLRSGPGSGASPGSSPDAVNLNDPSIIFAQPAGRPVSVAGAGREGHWLNRLVQPASLLGNGTVLKSELGHPSQFIGVSQGPQLWEHNKTAQFALSPSWPYRMPQNFIQQGTGGYQPGSMLHPNTNLPIAHVRHPANLNFIQQKK